The genomic region TTTCTCTAAAATTGTGAAAATTGCCTTTGCAATGCGCAGAAAAACGATCTTAAATAATTTGCGCGCCGCTGATTTACCGTTCTCGTCGGACGAAGAGATTGAAATCTTATTGGACCAGGCCGGCATCGAAGGCCGCAGGAGAGGGGAAACCCTGTCGCCGGAGGAATTCGGCCGTTTGAGCAATGTGTTTTTTGCCGCCCTGACATAATAAGAAAGGAGTATTGTCAAATGAAGGATAACACTTATGCTTTTATCATCAAAGACGGCCACTTTGAGAGCCTGTTGTATGCCTTTAATTTTGCCAGCATCGCCGCTGTCTCCAACAAGAAAGTCCGCATCCTTTTTGTCGGCTGGGCGGCCAGCAAGTTGATTAAAGGGAATCTGGAAGTAATTGATCTTCCCAGCTCCATCAGGGATCTGAAAGGTCATTTTATCGAACAATTAGAGAAGCATAAATGTAATGATCTGAGGGAATTGCTGGAAGTGGTTAAATCGGCGGGAGACGTGAAAATCTATATTTGCACCTTAGCCGCGAGTATTTGGGGCGTAACCCGCGAAAACATGATCCCCGAAGTTGACGATATTATCGGTTCCCCCAATTTCCTGCTCCAGGAGGCGAAGGATGCCGAGCAGATTTTAACGTTTTAGTAGGTGATTCAAAACCGCAGTTAGGCCACCGCTCATGATCAACTTACCAGAAAAAGCACCGGCAGTGACAGCGGGCAGCAATAATACCGGCGGCCGGCAGACCTTACCGAAAAAAATAACTTATCCGCCCCATTTACCGATTGTCAGTAAAAAGCATGCCATTATCACTGCCATCAGAAAACATCAGGTTGTTATCATTACTGGTGAAACAGGGTCCGGCAAGACTACCCAGATCCCCAAGATGTGCCTGGAGGCGGGACGGGGAAAGCATGGTTTAATAGGCTGCACCCAGCCGCGCCGCGTTGCCGCGATCGCCACAGCTAACCGCATCGCCGAGGAAATGGGGGAGGCGCTGGGCCTGTCCGTGGGATATAAAATCCGTTTTGACGATAAAAGCGGCAGCCGGCGGGGTATTAAGATCATGACGGACGGCATTCTGCTCATGGAGACGCAGGCCGATCCCCGTTTAAATGCCTACGACACGATCATTGTTGATGAAGCACATGAAAGAAGCCTCAATATTGATTTCATCC from Deltaproteobacteria bacterium harbors:
- a CDS encoding DsrE/DsrF/DrsH-like family protein produces the protein MKDNTYAFIIKDGHFESLLYAFNFASIAAVSNKKVRILFVGWAASKLIKGNLEVIDLPSSIRDLKGHFIEQLEKHKCNDLRELLEVVKSAGDVKIYICTLAASIWGVTRENMIPEVDDIIGSPNFLLQEAKDAEQILTF